In Populus alba chromosome 4, ASM523922v2, whole genome shotgun sequence, the genomic window CATCTATAAAgatgtttcttatatttattgttttctatttagtatacattattggattaaaataattataacacgaattattttttttagagatattaTTGTTGAACTGATTACGTGCTTCTCGTTTATATATTATACTAGGTAAAGACTAATATTGTAGTATATAAAAGGAACTATGTCGAATAAATGATATACAACTGTCATGAATTAATCTTATTAGTTCTTACTTAATTATGATATACGCGAGACTAGTATATATAAAGTTTTAGTGTTACTCTACGTGCATCATGTTAGTATATtcattaaaccataaaaaagtaaatattacGTGAGCCAAGTGGAAAAATATAAGTCATGGCCCACGTAGATAAAATAATAGGCtcttaaatgatttaataaaatattaatgttgaaaCCTTATTGGTCAACTTTGAgaagtagtttttttattttaataaccaTATACTTAATAGATGCGTGAAATAAAAAGTCTCTTGTGTAAAATACTAGTTCACTCTTTATCCATAACAGTATATTTTATTCCATCAAAACTTACGTAATAAAATATAAGGGGTTAAAAGAGAAAtacaattttctttatcaattcACATTCAGGATTTCAATCATCAAAACAGaatgctttttttaaatatttattttgaatgtgAGAATTATGAAGTTCTAAGATAAtggttattatgattttatttgattccTCATGTTcacaattaaataattaaacaaaagacTGTGATTAGAAAACAAAGGTAGACTAGACAACATTGTACATGTCCAGGAAGACTGTGAGCTGCCTTCACGGGATGTTCGTGATTTCACAAACATATGTTACAATCATGAATAAATTACAAGAAAGGGAGAATAAAACGAATATGGATTTGTAGTAAGGCTTTCTCtgctcattaatattaatattcatgGATCATGGATCGTGGggtataaattttgttttgtaagcTTTATTTAggatataaaaatctaatttggtACGTGTAACAGTATAAACCGACCAATATAccttatataaataaataaataatacatgaTGACAAAAGCAAAGAATCACtcatcttttattatgtttttgtttaaaccCTTTATTATTCCTATGGGGAGGGGAACAATGAAGCGGTATACTTTTTATCATGGAAAGTGGTTTGAATGGTCTTCAAAATCGTGTGGTGTGGACCTACGAATGATGCGAGTTTTCTGCCACACCTACTCACAGAACAAAACATTGTGTATAtgctatgtattttttaataaattattttagtctttaaagttttattttatgctattaaattctaattaaaaatcaaattcttttttaaaaaatgtgtcCAATTTATGcgagttttctattttattttatgctatttgaaaaaaaaactaattaaaaaaaaacacaaaaaacaatacgagtcaactcgagttaactcgaAGAGCACTATTCTCCGCACATAAAGTTTGGATaacctaaaagaaaacaaaccaaaataaatcatgaaacttaaatttcaatcaactcaatattaaataatgaaatttaggggggtcaattaagaaaaaaaaaacctcgagtTAACTGGATTAACCAATCAAATTTTTaatcgtgtcataaaaatgaGATAACTcgataaaaaagtaaatatgatcttgaatgataaaattcaacaaaaaaaagcattgattgaaaaaaaatcaatgaaaaaagaaagaagaagcttTATTCTAATGAATAATGTTTTGTAAGAGAGTTACAATAAAATTCCTTTCTCTGTTagttttgttttagttaatattaaatatctttgatgatcttaatttaaatgtttataCTTCACcttttgctattttttcaataataataaaaaaaaaaactaaaaagcattGGTTATGTATTGTACCTCTAGACATATTTTCTCGTTCTTTGGagtaatgtaattatttttttaacctttataaaaatttattgattattgttaaaaaaaataattatgcttGCAATTGTGGGTACAATAGTCTTTTCCAGAGAGTGCATTAGTTATTGTAAAATTGATTGGGGACAAATTTATccgaacatttttttttttattgtagtaaAATGATCATTTCacccttaaaagcaaaaaaatatcaagcttCCGTATAcattcttttttgtcttttgaaaataatttatcatgctAAGTTATGATCGTACCCCTAGGTAGAAAATTAAGATGAACATGCACATGTGGGTTTTCCATCTTTTCCATTAACAAAATAGTGAAATTGCAAAACTACATTTGgaatatgaaaaaaactaagattaaTTTCAAGTATATCTtagtgttttaattatatttttattgttattttttaatttgtttagggTTACATGATAGTTttacattattaaatattattgtttaaaaaattattgaatgtaCAATGCACACGTCACCATGTGATGATCTTTGTGTTATTCAGGTGGCGCATGAGGTCACTTTTAGCTGCCAAAATTCCACCTTTATGGTGGCATTGGGAGACAAGTCATTCTTTTTCTAGTGATGTAACACATGCTTGCAAATGAGGTATAGTTGGGTTGtggtgaattttttattttttcttttactttcttctatattttctctttcattttctaGAAATTCTTACATGactttcaaaattcaattgTGTCTTTCaatttgtggattttattgattttgaccctccttttgattattgtttattttgcttttgattctttttgaagtttttttttctcggtttcttAGCTAagcattttattcaatttgatttcttaTCCGATTTGGTCCCTCTACTCTTGATAGctctatttttgtattttatacttttcttgattattgttattttatgcaatatcatgcttttccaattttattgcattttttttcttgatctatttttatccttattcttttgatttctatattcttatcattttcttaatttatcctctctctttttttttttttttttttatacctcaatatttaatttacttaattttatttatttagttatagttcccattcttttgattacatttttttttaatcattttcttagttttttttttatcaccttcttagtttatttttttattttaatttcatgttgcGAGTGATGAGTTAATCGATTTCAACCCAAGttggctttatttattttttcttgatttttttatgagattttttttttagtttcattattTTGTATCAAGTTATTTGCACTTGaaccttgttattttttcacttttctttttgtttggttaTTCAAAGAGCGGGTTGATaaattaacccgagttaacttggttattttatgttttttttaattgaactttgaTCTTTTTTACCATGTCCTTCtcttgagattattttttatcttgatctGATATCATAGGTTGTAGGTTTTTTaagttgacttgatttttttaatatttttttattgaacttttgTCTTTTATACCAagtctttcttttaaaattatttttttatctcggtCACATATCACGAGTTATGGATTTATCAAGTTAGCTCAAAtggaattagatttttttttcagcgttatagtttttatttttatctttgacaagttattaaatcttgaattttataatttttttgacaaattattttaatctcatactacatatatcattttaataaattcaaccCAATTTATCTTGTATTATTATATCATTTGGAAAACTTTGGTCGCATACTCGGAGTAGCGCGGACTCTTATTTGATGTTCTTGACCATTTGTATAAAAACCATTAGAACGAGGACTGAGGAAATATCCCGCCCAGGCGGGTAATAAGATTGATTGTCAGTATACTTCTTGATAGTTCCAATTAATTGtactcttaatttttaaataattcaagtCAATAATATTTTCAGCTTCCAAAGAATCTACAGTAGATCATGAAAAGACGAGAGAGTATAAGAATCCTATGCTTTTCCCATAATTGCACTACAGAAGCGAGGACCCCAAATCCGGACATACCACGTGGCACAAATCGACCGTCATATTACTCGTCGTGGCAATTTATGAGCCGATGATCGGATGGACCCACATCTAAATAGTCTCCATCCCAGCCTTGTCAGAGCTACATGGTActgaatcaatattttttttctagttttaagcAACTGTTgctgatgtgaaaaataaagtgGTGGCAAAATGTGATTGGTGGGGCACTGGGGCCTCTAATCTTAAAAGTTTTGCTTCTTTTTGACTTTCTTTATGTATACGAATCAAACGGTTCCCCGTTATTTATGCTATGGGGTTTCACGTACTGGAACAGCCAGTGTCCCCTGGGAAACCACTagaattgttaattaattaatttagttttttcaagtaatgaaaagttatttttgcaGGATGTTGAAATAGGTGAATTTTGAGGGCTTCTTTTTTACcttcttttgaaaatttcataactttattattattctgacattgaaaaaaaaaatcaagaataatttttttgggaTGTCAAATCATAAATTCTGTAAATTAGGGGCTTGGATCTAATATATTGTAGGAGAAGAGCATTGTCGTTAGTAGAAGCAAGAACACAATAAAAGGTCATTTTGTTAGCCACGTTTGTTATTtatgaataaacaaaatatataaggtaatattgaaaatttttaaatttataagggCTGACACGGaccattcaaaaattaaaacatctaaacataattcataaaaaatctgAAGTTTAACGACAAAATCCTATTACTTGTATAAAGGGTCTTTGAATTCTTGACTTTGGAGGAGTGTTTGAAAGAATAATtatgcttgtttttttaaaattaattttttatcaaataaatatataaaaataatattttttatttttaaaaatatttttgatattagtgcactaaaatgacatgaaaacataaaaaaatattaatttaaagtaaaaaaaataattttttaaatatttttcataagtaattttaaaatacaaaaacaaacaaggttGAATCATCTAACCTCTTATAATATATTTGgtatagattaatttttaaagcatttttatttaaaaatattaaaataatatatatttttttatatttaaaagtttatttttaatatcggtacgtcaaaataacatgaaaatactaaaataaaattaattttaagtaaataaaaaataaaataaaataaaatattttttaaaatataaaaatattcgtGAGATTTGCTAGCAAGTCATTCAAtccaatttactttttttttttttattaatataattatttgagttaatttataCACATCTTAATTAATCctataaactttaaaattaacaattatataaatattaaacaactctaaaatttataatttactcttAATTCTTAACATGTCTCCATTGTATGCATTGCCAACAACCGAAGGTGATTTGGGTAATAATTAGATTAAAggactattaaataaaaaaaagaagataataatttaattcaaactcATTCAGTATTAACTTAAACCAACACgaatgaataaatttattttaaattattaatgttaaaaattattttcagaaaataaaaaatattattttaatatatttttaaacaaaaaatacttaaaaaaataatatttaccgTTATTAAATAACttctaaaacataaataatatataaacaatatcaAACCCGTTGCGAGATGTATGGTATCAGGTGCACATATGTGTAGTgtgtgtatatttatttatataacatttcatatatatatataaaaataaaaggtagtcTCCATTGAGAAAAAAGGTAAAATCGACAACATGCTGTTAGAAAAGCTAAACAAGATTTTTCCTGAACTGATGATAAGAAATTGGGACCTTAGCTGCAATCACTTTCTTTTACAATGTCTCTGACAACAGTGAGATAGAGAGGGCCAGTCTGTCTGTCTCAGAGAGGAGGTTCTATTATACCTGTGAGCTAACAGCTCATTCATCGTCTCTCCTGCTTGTTTCTGCTCCCTGGTTCTTCCCATAAGCTCATCTGTCTGTTTATGGGGCATTGAACCCCCAATCGCAACACTCTCTTTCTTCACTCTTTACTCCTCACCACTTTCAGGGCATCATCAGTCCCTTCATCGTCTTCCCCATTGCCATTACCTCAATGCGCCTTCACCTTCCTCATTATCACTTCCTCTAACTTAAGCTGCAATTGAGCCAACTAAACCAGTACTCAAAGTGAAAAGAGAATCCCAAAAGCCATaaaaaagagacaaacaaaCCTCATGGATTACTTCTCTAGCTGCTTCCCCACTCTCATTTCCagctttgttcttcttcttcttgtgagTTATAAAGGTAATGATCCCACAAAAAATGCTCTCTCCATTGTTACTTTCTAGTCCCTCTCTCACATTTATATTCATATGAACTAAGCAACAGCCTTTTACTAGGCTCATTTTGTGGTTAAGTACTCATTTCTTTGTTAGGCTTAaagagtttttgaattttaacttCATTTTGCCGAAAAGTCCCAATCTTTACACCAAGAAACCACATCTCAACAACATTTTCTACGGGCTCATGTTTTTATGTAGTTACTAATTAACATTCTGGTCCTATTTTCTCATCAagtcaccttttttttttcttccaagaaCAACCTAAAAGAATGCCGGAGGAATTCTTGCTATTGTCTGGATTTTCCTTCAAGGGTTTTGCATTTCGTGCTTCTGTTTGTTATTACTGtccaatcatgtttttaaattaatccttttttttctagatcgtttaatataaataataaatcttaaaaaataaaataaaatatttattttaatatttttccaacCAATAAACACTATCATTATCATTCTCAAATAGACCTCCATGTTTTTACAGGTTGTGTTTTAGCTGCTACGTTCACATTTGTAAACAGATGTGAGCACACAGTTTGGCCTGGAATTCTTGCCAATGCGGGCAGTCCTAGACTTGACAGCACCGGATTTGAGCTTCCACAAGACTCTTCTCGTTCTTTTACAGCCCCAACTGGCTGGTCTGGTCGTTTTTGGGCTCGAACCGGCTGTAATTTCGACGAATCCGGAGCCGGGTTATGCTCAACAGGTGACTGCGGGTCGGGTCAAGTTGAATGTAACGGATTTGGAGCTGCTCCACCTGCTACATTAGCAGAGTTCACACTCGGGTCGGGTGGGCAGGATTTTTACGATGTTAGTCTTGTAGATGGGTACAATTTGGCCATGGTTGTGGAAGGTAGTGGGGGGTCGGGCATGTGCGCTTCAACGGGCTGTATATCGGATCTTAACATACAGTGTCCACAAGAACTGAGGGTTGGTGAAGGCGACGCGTGTAAGAGCGCGTGTGAAGCTTTTGGGAGCCCGGAGTACTGCTGTAGTGGCGCGTTCAATACACCCGCCACTTGTAAACCTTCTGTTTATTCAGAGATGTTCAAGGCTGCTTGTCCTAAATCTTACAGTTATGCTTATGATGATGCAACTAGCACTTTTACTTGTAGCGGTGCTGATTATACAGTGACCTTTTGCCCTTCATCTCCAAGGTAAGGAAGTGTCTCTCTTGGGTTAGTATTGTCTTtgtaattttgggtttttgtttttttctggtGAATCTTCCACTTGTTTGAAGTTTTTCTTTGCTTGATTAATATAgaattgatgctttttttttttgtctcgtTGAAAGTTTGTTCTTTCTTACATGGATGCTGTCTAAAGATAAAGGTAGTCTAGCGGCTAGCCCTTTTCCTTTGCGAGGAGGACCAGGGACAGCCGGGGCTACTTGTAGTGGTGGATCCTAGCCATATGTCTGAACTAAAGCATCGGACGCTCGGCTAGGATCTTCTTCATCTGCATGCAGCCGCGGGTGTCTTTGGTAAATCCCTCCTTTGCGTGCTTTAACAATGATCTGGGTGAAATCACTGATATTATCCACACAGGGAATATCGAGTATCGTGGTCTGCTTTGTTCTGGTTTACTGTTTATGGAAagcaaaattatgattttagttGTGTGTGACGGCAATTGtagtggttttttttcattCGTCGGTGGTGATTGTTTATGTTTAATTTCACTTTATGTTCGTGTGGAGCTGGATGGAGGCAAAACTAGCAACGCCAAAGATCCTCTTTtgaatgattaatttatttcatttgttaattgttttagtgCTCTAGGATTAATTGAGGTTGCAATCGAAGTTGTCATTTATATTATACCAGAGAATCTGACCCGACCCGTAATAATTATTCTTGTTAGGGTATGTAGTAATTGATGGTTTTCTTTAACTTGTGGTGTAGCAGTCAGAAATCTTCAAGCTACTCAACGCCAACGACAGAAGGAACAACAACATCACAGGGGTCTGGCACAGGATCCGGGCTGGAATACACGGGCTCTGGTTCAGGCATTGATTCTGGGGCTGGATCCGGGACTGGATCCGGAGGAGAAACCATGCTAGCGGATGGGTCATGGTTAGCTGGTTTGGCCATGGGAGACTCGTATAAGACAGCTTCTCCTTCTGCTCTACAATCAACAATAATGGCTTTTACGACTCTTGTCCTAATTTTTGCCCTTCTTCACTCGTAGCACTAGGGCCTTTCTCTTTGTTTAATGGCTCCTGCTCTTGAATGTGGTGAATTCATTACAGATTTGCAGCCTTGATGGATTCTTGGATTTTGCCTTTGTTAGGAAAGCTGACAGATTCTCTCTTCCAGATTGTAAACCACCCACTTTCAAGATTATCTTCCACTTGAACTTTAAATGTTATATACGTAGAAAGTGTTTGTTTTCTCTGTGTTATTTCAGGATTATTAGGGTTCTCCTTGCTTTCACATGTCTAAGCATTTTTTGCGAGAGTTAAAGCAACCATCACAATCAAGGACAAGGCCTTGATCTGTGCTTgcattttttttggcttttcatATCTCGTGTCCAGTTGattgtaaagaaagaaagaatttagGCATGTATTTAAAGTGATTTGTGTAATGTCAATAGGTTTGCTggcagttgttttttttttttttaaaaaataatttgaagtaaagaaaaaaataaaataaaataattttgttttaaaaaaacgtttttaaaataaaaaaaacaaatgggatggGATCCCTTTGCGGGGATTGCAAGTTTCTAACTCATCTCTTGTCTGTGTTTGTCATGGAAATGGATTTCCTGGAAGACTATCGCGTCGTGTTGCATAGCAAATAATGAGCAGACATCTTTCATGAAGATTCAATAATCAATAATGGCTACAGGGactaattatacaataaaaacaacaaacaccCACCAGTTAATGAAGAGAAATTACTCCTCCACAAGTTCAAGATCACAATCTCATTTTGTATACAATCAACAGAAAGCAATCATCAATCTTGCGAATAAATCTTGTGTGCTGAAAGGACTCCATAATGTTTCTTCTGGGCCCTACCACTACTGGTTGTCATCATGTTTGCTGGCCCGTCATGTTACCCGGAGAAGTTTTTCAACAAAGCTTTTTGAATTATTTGCAGCCATTAGAAAGCTCAAGATATTATAAATTCAGCAGCATGAGTTAAAAATTTCAACTTGCACTGTCAAGCGgccacaagaagaagaaagccaaTTGTTCTTGAAGAACTTTAATGGGAAACGCGAGTCTGCTCAAGGATTGAAAGTGGGCTACGATTTAAGGCTGTTGAAGAGGCGGAAAAGTGTGGCACAAGCCGCCTGCTAGAGGTCCATTACAGGATATACtatgcttttaatttattagtgtTGGTCGAACAGCTTGAAGGGGCACCATCAACCCactgcaaaaattaaaaaaagaaaaagggaaggaAAGAACCTCTCCTGATCTTCTCGCTGAAGATTATTGACAGGTGAGAAATGTTTCCATCCATTCTTTAGTTATCTACCGTTacttcaagggttttttttaacgATTTGATATTCTTTGATAAGTCTTAGCTAGGGGACGATGGTGATGTATTAACAAAAAACTTCTCAATCTTAACTCAGATTTGAATTCGAAATAATATAAGCAGAACAGTTCCAATGGCCACTTG contains:
- the LOC118040476 gene encoding thaumatin-like protein 1 isoform X2, whose protein sequence is MDYFSSCFPTLISSFVLLLLVSYKGCVLAATFTFVNRCEHTVWPGILANAGSPRLDSTGFELPQDSSRSFTAPTGWSGRFWARTGCNFDESGAGLCSTGDCGSGQVECNGFGAAPPATLAEFTLGSGGQDFYDVSLVDGYNLAMVVEGSGGSGMCASTGCISDLNIQCPQELRVGEGDACKSACEAFGSPEYCCSGAFNTPATCKPSVYSEMFKAACPKSYSYAYDDATSTFTCSGADYTVTFCPSSPSQKSSSYSTPTTEGTTTSQGSGTGSGLEYTGSGSGIDSGAGSGTGSGGETMLADGSWLAGLAMGDSYKTASPSALQSTIMAFTTLVLIFALLHS
- the LOC118040476 gene encoding thaumatin-like protein 1 isoform X1; amino-acid sequence: MDYFSSCFPTLISSFVLLLLVSYKGCVLAATFTFVNRCEHTVWPGILANAGSPRLDSTGFELPQDSSRSFTAPTGWSGRFWARTGCNFDESGAGLCSTGDCGSGQVECNGFGAAPPATLAEFTLGSGGQDFYDVSLVDGYNLAMVVEGSGGSGMCASTGCISDLNIQCPQELRVGEGDACKSACEAFGSPEYCCSGAFNTPATCKPSVYSEMFKAACPKSYSYAYDDATSTFTCSGADYTVTFCPSSPSSQKSSSYSTPTTEGTTTSQGSGTGSGLEYTGSGSGIDSGAGSGTGSGGETMLADGSWLAGLAMGDSYKTASPSALQSTIMAFTTLVLIFALLHS